From a single Rutidosis leptorrhynchoides isolate AG116_Rl617_1_P2 chromosome 5, CSIRO_AGI_Rlap_v1, whole genome shotgun sequence genomic region:
- the LOC139849675 gene encoding uncharacterized protein At4g22758-like: MLPLIKKKKDNQVAGGNRILIKINVVGSAGPMRLVVNEKAMVVNVIETALKSYAREGRLPVLGNKLGDFFLYTPVVGSEALSPWAMIGSYGVRNFMLCKKTDDRRNDDVAEITKKSSGRWKSWFNKSLTLKVTAH, translated from the exons ATGTTGCCGTTAATTAAGAAGAAAAAAGATAATCAGGTTGCGGGTGGTAATCGGATTCTGATTAAGATAAATGTGGTTGGAAGTGCGGGACCCATGCGGTTAGTGGTTAATGAGAAAGCCATGGTGGTTAATGTTATCGAAACCGCTCTTAAATCGTACGCACGTGAGGGTCGTCTTCCGGTTCTTGGAAATAAGCTTGGTGATTTCTTTTTGTACACTCCGGTTGTTGGATCCGAAG CTTTGAGTCCATGGGCGATGATTGGATCGTATGGAGTAAGGAACTTTATGTTATGCAAGAAAACTGATGATCGCCGGAATGATGACGTGGCGGAGATAACAAAGAAGAGTTCCGGCCGTTGGAAGTCATGGTTTAATAAGTCGCTTACGTTAAAAGTTACTGCTCATTAG